The following coding sequences are from one Enterococcus sp. 4G2_DIV0659 window:
- a CDS encoding toprim domain-containing protein, with amino-acid sequence SPETSLFNKRETLFNFDKARKEIRKEDTVFLFEGFMDVIAAWQAGITSGVASMGTSLTNEQIRKLERVAKELVVCYDGDAAGVEATNRAISLLSEHSRFQLSIVSIPEKLDPDEYLRKYGNDSFRELALHGRETVFSFKMQYHRLTRNMNNEKEQLDYVNDLLKELILVQSPLERDRYLNQLAQEFQLSFHSLEEQLKQLETQQRSTKRRERQQQVAPPPQEFEYEIDELQLPPEMFEENPAPAVQNKRPLTQVEKAERTLLYRLMNEQSVRNQLFQLADFSFAHDQYQELYLLLDSYLSVHDDFLLADFLDYLKEETIKKLAIEISYQTISEESSDREMADVLRVIQNSSLEEEISEKQVQKKEAERFGNKQLVDELSIELISLVKQLQKSRTVS; translated from the coding sequence ATAGCCCAGAAACGTCGTTATTTAATAAGAGAGAGACACTATTTAACTTTGATAAAGCGCGTAAAGAAATTCGTAAAGAAGATACGGTGTTTTTATTTGAAGGGTTTATGGACGTGATCGCAGCTTGGCAAGCTGGTATCACAAGTGGTGTGGCTTCAATGGGGACGAGTCTGACTAATGAGCAGATTCGTAAGTTGGAAAGAGTAGCGAAAGAACTTGTGGTTTGTTATGATGGTGACGCTGCCGGTGTAGAGGCAACCAATCGAGCTATTTCATTACTAAGTGAGCATAGCCGCTTTCAATTAAGTATTGTTAGTATTCCTGAAAAATTAGATCCAGATGAGTATTTAAGAAAATATGGCAACGATTCTTTTCGAGAGTTGGCACTTCATGGTCGGGAAACGGTTTTTAGCTTTAAGATGCAATATCATCGCTTGACTAGAAACATGAACAATGAGAAAGAACAGCTGGACTATGTCAATGATTTGCTAAAAGAATTGATTTTAGTACAGTCTCCTTTAGAGCGAGATCGTTATTTGAATCAACTAGCGCAAGAGTTTCAATTGTCCTTTCATTCGTTGGAAGAACAGCTTAAACAGTTGGAAACACAACAACGATCAACCAAACGAAGAGAAAGACAGCAACAAGTGGCTCCTCCTCCTCAAGAATTTGAGTATGAGATAGACGAGTTGCAGCTGCCACCGGAAATGTTCGAAGAAAATCCTGCTCCAGCCGTTCAAAATAAGCGGCCATTAACTCAAGTCGAAAAAGCTGAACGTACATTGTTATATCGTTTGATGAATGAACAAAGTGTTAGAAATCAACTCTTTCAACTCGCTGATTTTAGTTTTGCTCATGACCAGTATCAAGAACTTTATTTGTTGTTAGATAGCTACTTGAGTGTACATGATGACTTTCTTTTAGCTGATTTTTTGGATTATTTAAAAGAAGAGACAATTAAAAAATTAGCTATCGAGATTAGCTATCAGACGATTTCAGAAGAAAGTTCTGACCGAGAAATGGCTGATGTTTTAAGGGTTATCCAAAATTCAAGCTTGGAAGAGGAAATTTCTGAGAAACAAGTGCAAAAAAAAGAAGCCGAACGTTTTGGTAATAAACAATTAGTTGATGAATTATCAATTGAACTCATCAGCTTAGTAAAACAATTGCAAAAAAGTCGTACAGTGTCCTAA
- the rpoD gene encoding RNA polymerase sigma factor RpoD — protein MEKETEKKYAAALAAFIKESKPKGNVLYDDLTNKLATPFTLNADEMEKLIQKVEDAGISVVDENGDPSEHSLKKDAKVAEKAQMEDLSAPTGVKINDPVRMYLKEIGRVQLLTAAEEVELALKIEEGDQEAKQRLAEANLRLVVSIAKRYVGRGMQFLDLIQEGNMGLMKAVEKFDYRKGFKFSTYATWWIRQAITRAIADQARTIRIPVHMVETINKLIRIQRQLLQDLGREPTPEEIGAEMDLPTEKVREILKIAQEPVSLETPIGEEDDSHLGDFIEDQDATSPAEHAAYELLKEQLEDVLDTLTDREENVLRLRFGLDDGRTRTLEEVGKVFGVTRERIRQIEAKALRKLRHPSRSKQLKDFLE, from the coding sequence ATGGAAAAAGAAACAGAAAAAAAATATGCAGCTGCATTGGCAGCCTTTATCAAAGAGAGCAAACCGAAAGGGAATGTTCTTTATGATGATTTAACAAACAAATTAGCAACGCCATTTACATTAAATGCGGATGAAATGGAAAAGTTGATCCAAAAAGTTGAAGATGCTGGAATCAGCGTCGTTGATGAAAATGGTGATCCAAGTGAACATAGTCTTAAAAAAGACGCAAAAGTTGCTGAAAAAGCCCAAATGGAAGATTTATCTGCCCCGACTGGTGTTAAAATTAATGATCCTGTTCGTATGTATTTAAAAGAAATCGGACGTGTTCAATTGTTAACGGCAGCTGAAGAAGTTGAACTTGCATTAAAAATTGAAGAAGGCGATCAAGAAGCAAAACAACGTTTAGCAGAAGCTAACTTGCGTTTAGTTGTTTCGATTGCGAAACGGTATGTCGGACGTGGTATGCAGTTTCTTGATTTGATCCAAGAAGGAAATATGGGTCTAATGAAAGCTGTTGAGAAATTTGATTACCGAAAAGGATTTAAATTTTCTACCTATGCGACTTGGTGGATTCGTCAAGCAATCACCCGTGCAATTGCTGACCAAGCAAGAACCATTCGAATTCCTGTTCATATGGTAGAGACAATTAATAAATTGATTCGAATCCAACGTCAATTACTACAAGATTTAGGGCGGGAACCAACGCCAGAAGAAATTGGTGCTGAAATGGATCTGCCCACTGAAAAAGTCCGTGAAATCTTAAAAATTGCTCAAGAGCCAGTTTCTTTAGAAACACCAATTGGTGAAGAAGATGATTCACATCTTGGAGATTTCATTGAAGACCAAGATGCGACAAGTCCGGCTGAACATGCAGCGTATGAGTTGTTAAAAGAGCAACTGGAAGATGTTTTAGACACGCTGACAGATCGTGAGGAAAATGTTTTACGGTTACGTTTTGGTTTAGATGATGGACGTACACGCACTTTAGAAGAAGTAGGAAAAGTCTTCGGAGTAACACGTGAACGGATTCGTCAAATCGAAGCAAAAGCATTACGTAAATTACGCCATCCTTCTCGTTCTAAACAATTAAAAGATTTTCTAGAATAA